In Moorella sp. Hama-1, a single genomic region encodes these proteins:
- a CDS encoding IS1182 family transposase, which produces MMGKSEKQKQLTFTSLENLSQWEGLPIVPEDSIYAALGRDEEVFRDELFADAYAQVGHPSKSPAFLCKVMVLQFLDNCSDREAEDRARYDLRWKRALGIGLGEAGFDYSTLSKFRTRLLLFRKERTVFAAILEKAAAHGFLTGEQVTQIMDSTFTIGAAAVQDTYRLIRNAIRKLLHSLNRRTNPEDRQLFTGLKLDYQDRKKPDIDWDNAEAREALLNDLVADAQKVLALTATLRLTEIEQKLRDTLVRVTYQDIEPRAEGDGVVIKKGVAKDRIISTVDPEMRHGRKSASRTFNGYKTHIAMEQESEFISAVEVTPGNVHDGEVAKDLIDQQPEELKPDKMIGDTCYGTGPVRKDMAERHIEVLAPVAEGRNAGGLFKKADFQIDLKAETCFCPAGQKAVKIRRDHKTQELKAFDFAPAQCQNCPLKDQCISNKKGYRSIPVHPYERYLQEGRKQQETPAFKAEYRQHRPAVERKQAEMVRHGVRKARYFGLAKVRLQMFFVTAAVNYKLFVKKLQEQAAALKNQVTSPGISVAT; this is translated from the coding sequence ATGATGGGGAAGAGCGAGAAGCAAAAACAGCTTACCTTTACCAGCCTGGAAAACTTGAGCCAATGGGAAGGGTTGCCGATCGTCCCGGAAGACAGCATCTACGCCGCCCTGGGGCGAGACGAAGAGGTGTTTCGGGACGAACTCTTCGCCGACGCCTATGCCCAGGTAGGGCATCCCTCCAAGTCCCCGGCTTTCCTGTGTAAAGTCATGGTCCTGCAGTTTCTGGACAATTGCTCTGACCGCGAGGCCGAGGACCGGGCGCGTTATGACCTGCGTTGGAAGCGAGCCCTGGGGATCGGGTTAGGGGAAGCCGGCTTTGATTACTCCACCCTGTCCAAGTTTCGCACTCGCCTCCTGCTCTTCCGTAAAGAACGGACCGTCTTTGCCGCCATCCTGGAAAAGGCGGCAGCACACGGCTTCCTCACGGGGGAACAGGTTACCCAGATCATGGACTCCACCTTTACCATCGGCGCCGCCGCAGTGCAGGACACCTACAGGCTTATCCGTAACGCCATTCGTAAGCTCCTGCACTCCTTAAACCGGAGAACCAACCCGGAGGACCGGCAACTATTTACCGGGTTGAAGCTGGACTACCAGGATAGAAAAAAACCGGATATAGACTGGGACAACGCCGAAGCGCGGGAGGCCCTGCTCAATGATTTAGTAGCCGACGCCCAAAAGGTATTGGCCCTAACCGCCACCTTACGCCTTACAGAAATCGAACAAAAGCTACGCGATACCCTGGTAAGGGTTACTTATCAGGATATCGAACCCCGGGCTGAAGGTGACGGTGTCGTAATCAAAAAGGGAGTAGCCAAAGACCGGATCATCTCCACTGTAGACCCCGAGATGCGTCATGGCCGCAAATCAGCCTCCCGTACCTTTAACGGCTATAAAACCCATATTGCCATGGAGCAGGAGTCGGAGTTCATCAGTGCGGTAGAGGTAACCCCTGGCAACGTACACGACGGCGAGGTGGCTAAAGACCTCATTGACCAGCAGCCCGAAGAGCTGAAGCCCGACAAAATGATAGGCGACACCTGTTACGGCACCGGCCCGGTCCGTAAAGATATGGCAGAGCGCCACATCGAAGTATTAGCACCGGTAGCCGAAGGCAGGAACGCAGGAGGCTTGTTTAAAAAGGCCGATTTTCAAATAGACCTCAAGGCCGAAACCTGCTTTTGCCCCGCAGGGCAAAAAGCAGTCAAAATACGCCGGGACCACAAAACTCAGGAACTCAAAGCCTTTGACTTCGCACCTGCACAGTGTCAGAACTGCCCCTTAAAAGACCAGTGCATCAGCAACAAAAAAGGTTATCGCAGCATCCCGGTGCATCCCTATGAACGCTACCTCCAGGAAGGCAGAAAGCAGCAAGAAACACCTGCATTTAAAGCTGAATACCGCCAGCACCGCCCGGCCGTTGAACGCAAACAAGCCGAGATGGTGCGCCATGGTGTCCGCAAGGCCCGCTACTTCGGCCTGGCCAAAGTACGGCTGCAGATGTTCTTTGTCACGGCTGCTGTTAACTACAAACTCTTCGTCAAAAAACTTCAGGAGCAGGCAGCCGCCTTAAAAAATCAAGTTACAAGCCCAGGGATAAGTGTCGCTACTTAG
- a CDS encoding DUF6431 domain-containing protein encodes MQLIFYTTVSPEEYCRQGKDFPFPEPDYCPHCRLKVSPQKHGFFDRTAITANFSGRIFIRRYYCQYCHTTISYLPSFCLPYFQYTVDLIFTGIRLVLDFNFSLRGCLKFLKERCRQLYWDISHLQFYLRRFLTNLQAIKLGLRQFLPRVQLPEEKLAKREGAQKVLRLMATGFAHIQIFSARFYEAYGYSFMAPWHNILA; translated from the coding sequence ATGCAGCTGATATTCTACACCACCGTGTCGCCTGAAGAGTACTGCCGCCAGGGTAAGGATTTCCCTTTCCCTGAACCTGATTATTGCCCCCATTGCCGGCTAAAGGTATCGCCGCAAAAACATGGATTTTTCGACCGTACCGCTATTACCGCCAATTTCAGCGGCCGTATCTTTATCCGGCGTTACTACTGCCAATACTGCCACACCACCATCTCCTACCTACCCTCCTTTTGCCTGCCCTATTTCCAGTACACCGTAGATTTAATCTTTACCGGCATCAGGCTTGTGCTGGACTTTAATTTCTCCCTGCGGGGCTGCCTTAAGTTCCTAAAAGAGCGCTGCCGGCAGCTCTACTGGGATATCTCGCACCTGCAGTTTTACCTGCGCCGCTTTCTGACCAACTTGCAGGCCATCAAACTGGGTCTGCGCCAGTTCCTGCCGCGGGTCCAATTGCCGGAGGAAAAGCTGGCTAAAAGGGAAGGAGCCCAAAAGGTACTCCGCCTCATGGCCACTGGATTTGCCCACATCCAGATCTTCAGCGCCAGGTTTTACGAGGCGTACGGGTACTCTTTTATGGCTCCTTGGCACAATATTTTAGCATAA
- a CDS encoding Rpn family recombination-promoting nuclease/putative transposase: MEQNHIDHDRLFKELLENFFAEFMQLFFPQASRAIDFEHVQFLQQEVFTDVTAGERHIVDLLVETRLREEPGLILVHIEPQSYMQQDFNERMFIYFSRLYEKHRLRILPIAVFSYDQIRDEPDNFAVDFSFLEVLKFRFYKLELKKLYWRDYINSDNPVGAALLSKMGFKPEERVRVKVEFMRMLTRLRLDPARMELLGGFFESYLKLNQKEEEEFYRELDRIDTKEADKIMQITTSWHEKGRKEGRKEGRMEGRMEGRVEKTREVISKFLSRRFGEETGDLQQKVQEESRLEVLDRVLEELFAVNTLEEARAIILKNLSSRALQ, translated from the coding sequence ATGGAGCAAAATCATATCGACCACGACAGGTTATTTAAAGAACTGCTGGAAAACTTCTTCGCCGAGTTCATGCAGCTATTTTTCCCGCAAGCCAGCAGGGCTATTGACTTTGAACACGTACAATTTCTTCAACAGGAGGTCTTTACCGATGTAACCGCCGGGGAAAGACATATCGTTGATCTCCTGGTGGAAACACGACTGAGGGAAGAGCCGGGCTTAATCCTGGTCCATATCGAACCGCAAAGCTACATGCAACAAGACTTTAACGAAAGAATGTTTATTTATTTTAGCCGGCTTTATGAAAAGCACCGGCTCAGGATTTTGCCCATAGCCGTATTCAGCTACGACCAGATCCGGGACGAACCGGATAATTTTGCCGTAGATTTTTCTTTTCTGGAAGTGTTAAAGTTCCGTTTCTACAAGCTGGAACTAAAAAAGCTTTACTGGCGGGATTATATTAACAGTGATAATCCTGTAGGGGCTGCCCTGTTAAGCAAGATGGGCTTTAAGCCAGAAGAAAGGGTAAGAGTAAAGGTAGAATTCATGCGGATGCTTACGCGCCTTCGACTTGACCCTGCCCGCATGGAATTGCTGGGCGGCTTTTTTGAGAGCTACTTAAAACTAAACCAGAAAGAAGAAGAGGAATTTTACCGGGAGCTGGATAGGATTGACACGAAGGAGGCCGACAAGATCATGCAGATTACTACTAGCTGGCACGAAAAAGGCAGGAAGGAAGGCAGGAAGGAAGGCAGGATGGAAGGTAGGATGGAAGGTAGGGTTGAAAAGACCCGCGAAGTGATTAGCAAGTTTTTGTCCCGCAGGTTCGGCGAGGAAACAGGCGACCTGCAACAAAAAGTGCAGGAAGAGAGCAGGCTGGAAGTTCTGGACCGGGTCCTGGAAGAACTTTTCGCGGTAAATACCCTGGAAGAGGCCAGGGCGATTATCCTGAAAAACCTGTCTTCCAGGGCGCTTCAATAA
- a CDS encoding type II toxin-antitoxin system VapC family toxin encodes MQVLIDTSAIVAILNRADENHSRALTLMQKARAQRIKLFMTNFLVGETYATLLSRIGLYAAREWLINNDIPVIRATAKDEQEAKGIILRYKDKDFSYVDAISFTVMKRLKMSIAFAFDDHFQQFGFKLYSD; translated from the coding sequence ATGCAGGTTTTGATTGATACCAGTGCTATAGTAGCAATACTCAATAGAGCCGATGAAAATCATTCGCGCGCTCTAACTTTAATGCAAAAGGCCCGGGCTCAGAGAATAAAGCTTTTTATGACCAACTTTTTAGTTGGCGAAACTTACGCTACTCTTTTATCAAGGATAGGATTATATGCCGCCAGGGAATGGCTTATAAATAATGATATTCCTGTAATTAGAGCTACGGCCAAAGATGAACAAGAAGCGAAGGGAATTATCCTCAGGTACAAAGATAAAGACTTCTCTTACGTAGATGCGATCAGTTTCACCGTTATGAAGCGACTTAAAATGAGTATAGCATTTGCTTTTGATGACCATTTTCAGCAGTTCGGTTTTAAATTATATAGCGACTAA
- a CDS encoding DDE-type integrase/transposase/recombinase, with the protein MLSSQDREEIALKKFALIAPVLNGQVPNHKEYFRDLAAKPVAMPNSGLKRYSPKSFSWWLYLYRRHGLEGLKPGYRSDRGKSRRITEEMALKIATKRAEKPRLNGIMLYDELVKEGVFTPDKVSLSTFYRYLAQHPDLAAPAAAAAEAKEIKRFAHQWVNELWQGDIMYGPYLKAGRGKKQTYLIAFIDDASRLILHAQFFWEQNYTAVRMTLKEAILKRGVPKMIYTDNGKVYRSGQLAVVCASLGCSLLHAEPFAPYARGKIERFFRTVRTRFLPRLDLDKIKSLEELNLAFWQWLEEDYQRKIHSSLGLSPLDFFLSQTERVRVFPDPALLDEYFLLRVMRKVNHDATFSLDNILYETEPQLAGLRLEVRYDPEWLANPARPLLLYREGLKVGEARQVDLATNATLKRRGRGRPAHKDQVPALVEESPPPADRPEPSPAVSFADLLEGQGKTGGSQER; encoded by the coding sequence ATGCTTTCTTCTCAAGACAGGGAAGAGATCGCCCTGAAGAAGTTTGCTTTGATTGCTCCGGTACTAAACGGCCAGGTGCCAAATCACAAGGAGTATTTTAGGGACCTGGCGGCCAAGCCTGTTGCAATGCCTAACTCAGGCCTGAAGCGGTATTCTCCCAAGAGTTTCTCCTGGTGGCTCTATCTCTACCGCCGCCATGGCCTGGAGGGGTTAAAACCCGGTTACCGTTCTGACCGGGGTAAAAGCCGGCGGATAACCGAAGAGATGGCCCTTAAAATCGCCACCAAAAGGGCGGAGAAACCGCGACTCAATGGCATCATGCTCTATGATGAGCTGGTCAAGGAGGGGGTGTTTACCCCTGATAAGGTCTCTCTATCCACCTTTTACCGCTATCTGGCCCAGCACCCAGACCTGGCGGCGCCTGCTGCTGCCGCGGCGGAGGCAAAGGAAATCAAACGCTTTGCCCATCAGTGGGTAAATGAGCTCTGGCAGGGGGATATCATGTATGGCCCTTACCTTAAAGCGGGTCGGGGTAAAAAGCAGACTTACCTCATCGCCTTTATCGACGACGCCTCACGCCTGATCCTTCATGCCCAGTTCTTCTGGGAACAGAACTACACCGCCGTGCGGATGACCTTAAAAGAGGCTATTTTAAAGCGCGGCGTGCCGAAAATGATCTATACCGACAATGGTAAGGTTTACCGTTCGGGCCAGCTGGCCGTCGTTTGCGCTAGTCTAGGTTGTTCTTTACTCCATGCCGAACCTTTCGCCCCTTATGCCCGGGGTAAGATTGAGCGCTTCTTTCGCACGGTACGCACGCGCTTCTTGCCGCGTCTGGACCTGGATAAAATTAAATCCCTGGAAGAATTGAACCTGGCCTTCTGGCAGTGGCTGGAGGAGGATTACCAGCGCAAAATCCATAGCTCTTTGGGCTTAAGCCCCCTGGACTTTTTCCTTTCCCAAACCGAGCGGGTGCGGGTCTTCCCTGACCCGGCGCTCCTGGATGAGTATTTCCTCCTGCGGGTGATGCGTAAGGTCAACCATGACGCTACCTTCTCCCTGGATAATATTCTCTATGAAACGGAACCACAGCTGGCCGGCCTGCGCCTGGAGGTCAGGTACGACCCGGAATGGCTGGCTAATCCCGCCCGGCCGCTCCTTCTGTACCGGGAGGGTTTAAAGGTGGGCGAGGCCAGGCAGGTTGATCTGGCTACCAATGCCACGCTGAAAAGAAGGGGACGTGGCCGCCCGGCCCATAAGGACCAGGTTCCGGCCTTGGTAGAGGAATCCCCGCCTCCAGCTGACAGGCCCGAACCTTCGCCGGCCGTCTCTTTTGCCGACCTGCTCGAAGGTCAAGGAAAAACTGGAGGAAGCCAGGAGAGGTGA
- a CDS encoding PQQ-binding-like beta-propeller repeat protein, protein MRPFMSALAAIVLTTLLCLYPNPPAAAQPAQPYTILWQRQVAGSSGSAGQPPVISPWGDIFLLTGSSVLRLNDRGEQIWEFKTGGKPTSLPVFFPDGSTFVATAKVLYEVKPYGRPGWSFTVASGEKGSTASPPNLTRGPGDLFYLLLGRSLYSVAPRRNMLWYLAQSDYPVAVDAGRQYVFVARSENGAGTTLEALDSAGKSVWSRGFAEQKQVYLSLSPDGKYLYFVNIPKSPGKFNKCALYALDAAAGTIIWSRKFNQNELSNITRVPDGLLYLVAGKRYLYGLDSLTGDERLSTQLLDLSGAAPAMDRKGTIYVPGKERLYAVSSSDGRLLWDLDLGGGVAAAPATNSDGLTTYFLAIKGHPLCPAAGLQ, encoded by the coding sequence ATGCGTCCCTTTATGTCCGCATTAGCAGCCATAGTGTTGACAACTTTACTCTGCCTATATCCCAACCCGCCGGCCGCGGCCCAGCCTGCCCAACCTTACACCATCCTCTGGCAGCGGCAGGTAGCCGGCAGTTCCGGCAGCGCCGGCCAGCCGCCGGTCATAAGCCCCTGGGGCGACATTTTCCTCCTGACGGGCAGCAGTGTCTTACGCCTCAACGACCGGGGCGAGCAGATCTGGGAGTTCAAAACAGGGGGCAAACCCACCAGCTTGCCGGTTTTCTTCCCCGACGGCAGCACTTTCGTGGCCACCGCCAAGGTCCTGTACGAGGTCAAGCCCTACGGCCGCCCCGGATGGAGCTTCACCGTCGCCAGCGGGGAAAAGGGGAGCACTGCCTCGCCGCCGAACCTCACCCGGGGACCGGGAGATCTCTTTTACCTGCTCCTGGGACGGAGCCTTTACTCCGTGGCGCCGCGGCGCAATATGCTCTGGTACCTGGCTCAAAGCGATTACCCCGTCGCCGTTGACGCCGGCCGGCAATATGTCTTTGTCGCCAGAAGCGAGAACGGTGCCGGCACCACCCTGGAAGCCCTCGATAGCGCGGGCAAATCGGTCTGGTCCCGGGGTTTTGCCGAGCAAAAACAGGTCTACCTCTCCTTAAGCCCCGACGGGAAATACCTCTACTTCGTCAACATACCCAAATCCCCGGGAAAATTTAATAAATGCGCCTTATACGCCCTGGACGCGGCCGCCGGCACAATTATCTGGTCCCGGAAATTTAACCAAAATGAGCTCAGCAACATTACCCGAGTGCCGGACGGCCTCCTCTACCTGGTCGCTGGAAAGCGTTACCTTTACGGCCTGGACAGCCTGACGGGTGACGAAAGGCTCTCAACCCAACTCCTGGACCTCTCCGGGGCGGCGCCGGCCATGGACAGGAAAGGGACGATCTATGTACCCGGTAAGGAGCGCCTTTATGCCGTCAGCAGCAGCGACGGCCGTCTCCTGTGGGACCTGGACCTCGGCGGCGGGGTCGCAGCCGCACCCGCCACAAACAGCGACGGCCTTACCACTTATTTCCTCGCCATCAAAGGGCACCCTTTATGCCCTGCGGCCGGGCTACAATGA
- a CDS encoding ExeA family protein — MFLPFLGLKFNPFSKEISFDQLFLSQDLRELTSRLQYLLQVRGIGLVTGEAGCGKTTALRKFVSELNPAQYKACYFALSTVTVLEFYQGLALILGEEPKHKKVHIFHQIQTAITSLYADRHITPVIVLDEIHLATNKVLEDIRLLFNFQMDSQNPFILILAGQNLIRSRLALNVNNPLRQRLTVKYFLQGLKPEELKDYCLSRLKLAGIHEDIFAPAAFDAIYGITNGLPRLVNNLVTTCMLCACGKKQRLIDEEIVYQAQRELEI; from the coding sequence ATGTTTCTGCCGTTCTTGGGTTTGAAGTTTAACCCTTTTAGCAAAGAGATCTCCTTCGACCAGTTGTTCTTAAGCCAGGACCTGCGGGAACTTACCTCCCGCCTGCAGTACCTGCTGCAGGTGCGGGGCATCGGCCTGGTTACCGGTGAGGCGGGCTGTGGTAAGACTACCGCCCTCAGGAAATTTGTCAGCGAGCTCAACCCCGCCCAGTACAAGGCCTGCTATTTCGCCCTCTCCACCGTCACCGTGCTGGAGTTTTACCAGGGCCTGGCTTTAATCCTGGGGGAAGAACCCAAGCATAAGAAAGTTCATATTTTCCACCAGATCCAGACGGCTATCACCAGCCTTTACGCCGACCGTCATATCACCCCGGTGATTGTCCTGGATGAAATCCATCTCGCTACCAACAAGGTCCTGGAGGATATTCGCCTCCTCTTTAACTTCCAGATGGACTCCCAGAACCCCTTTATCCTTATCCTCGCCGGCCAGAACCTGATCCGTTCCCGGCTCGCCCTTAATGTCAACAACCCTTTAAGGCAGCGCCTTACGGTCAAGTATTTCCTCCAGGGCCTTAAACCTGAGGAACTTAAGGATTATTGCTTGAGCCGGCTAAAACTTGCTGGTATCCACGAGGATATTTTTGCCCCGGCTGCCTTTGATGCGATCTATGGCATCACCAACGGCTTACCCCGCCTGGTAAATAACCTGGTTACTACCTGTATGCTCTGCGCCTGTGGTAAGAAGCAGAGGTTGATTGATGAAGAGATCGTCTACCAGGCACAAAGGGAACTGGAGATTTAG
- a CDS encoding type II toxin-antitoxin system HicB family antitoxin, with amino-acid sequence MNKELNYYLQLPYRILLYPSPEGGYAVEIPELPGFLSQGETKEEALAMIEDAKRCWLIDALEHGDPIPEPASDEEYSGRILIRTTRSLHRALVERAREENTSLNQFINYQLARGIGYKPEKG; translated from the coding sequence ATGAATAAGGAGCTTAATTATTACCTGCAGTTGCCTTATAGAATACTTCTTTACCCTTCTCCAGAGGGTGGTTATGCGGTAGAAATACCCGAACTACCAGGTTTCCTTTCCCAGGGAGAGACAAAAGAAGAAGCCCTGGCAATGATTGAAGATGCAAAACGTTGCTGGTTGATCGATGCCCTGGAACATGGCGACCCAATTCCAGAGCCAGCATCCGATGAGGAATATAGCGGCCGCATATTAATCCGGACTACCAGGTCATTACACCGGGCGCTGGTTGAGAGGGCCAGAGAAGAAAATACCAGCCTTAATCAATTTATCAATTACCAGTTAGCTCGGGGGATTGGCTATAAGCCTGAGAAGGGATAA
- a CDS encoding IS1634 family transposase — protein sequence MPVAIDNMRFFRAGPAALIARLCDVLKITEIIDAVVEWDPVQCHLSPGTRVKALIINLLVDREALYHVERFFENQDLEVLFGTEQQIRAEDFNDDALGRALDKLFASGQLKKLFSSIALTAAATHNVPIEGIHVDTTSISVQGAYEGEGDLDITFGFSKDHRPDLKQFLIGLTVNKDGLPILGQSLDGNTSDKSWYPQVIEELVQNFSPAKLKEIIFVADCALVTKDNLALLVQEEENKPALQFISLLPENFGLNKEIKAEAFHTGAWQEIGNLSQKEDAARYKSQSFVREIDGKDFRLIVVHSTTLDKRKEKSLLKKWAKQKETLAKAARELSRRPFACDADARKAIELFCQEYRHQPFIFKGTVTEEIESSYAKRGRPKKEEQPQNTVVYHAYIQVDEDPEAMAQEKDLASTFVLITNLMDTAAYPDGEVLKEYKEQNAVERQFRFLKQPVLLGPIFLKNKDRVEAMSFVFQLALLVAAYLEYRVRKNLEQQEAPLILPGKRKSTNPTARALLEMFDYLLVVKQGPDRALINYHGSEVIRALELAGFGKEIYLFPPSGGG from the coding sequence ATGCCCGTAGCCATCGATAATATGCGCTTCTTCCGGGCCGGTCCCGCAGCCCTGATCGCCAGGCTATGTGACGTCCTAAAGATAACAGAAATCATTGATGCCGTAGTCGAATGGGACCCGGTCCAGTGCCATCTTTCCCCGGGCACTCGGGTTAAGGCGCTGATCATTAATCTCCTAGTAGACCGGGAGGCCCTTTATCATGTCGAGCGCTTTTTTGAGAACCAGGACCTGGAGGTCTTGTTTGGAACTGAGCAACAGATCCGGGCTGAAGATTTTAACGACGACGCCTTGGGTCGGGCCCTGGATAAACTCTTCGCCAGCGGCCAGTTAAAGAAGTTGTTCTCCAGCATTGCCTTAACTGCCGCCGCAACTCACAACGTGCCTATCGAAGGCATCCACGTCGATACTACCTCCATTTCCGTGCAGGGAGCCTATGAGGGTGAAGGAGATTTAGATATCACCTTCGGTTTTAGCAAAGATCATCGCCCCGACCTCAAGCAGTTTCTCATCGGTTTAACCGTAAACAAGGACGGGTTACCCATTTTAGGTCAGAGCCTGGACGGCAATACGAGTGATAAGTCCTGGTATCCTCAGGTTATTGAGGAATTGGTGCAAAACTTCAGCCCGGCAAAGCTTAAAGAGATCATCTTTGTGGCGGACTGCGCCCTGGTAACCAAGGATAACCTGGCGCTGCTGGTCCAGGAGGAAGAAAACAAACCAGCCCTCCAATTCATCTCCCTGTTACCGGAGAACTTTGGCCTTAACAAGGAGATCAAAGCCGAGGCCTTTCACACCGGCGCCTGGCAGGAGATCGGGAATTTAAGCCAGAAGGAAGACGCCGCCAGGTATAAAAGCCAGAGCTTTGTCCGGGAAATAGACGGCAAGGACTTCCGGTTAATCGTAGTTCACTCCACGACCTTGGATAAACGCAAAGAGAAGAGCCTCTTAAAAAAGTGGGCCAAGCAAAAGGAAACTTTAGCAAAGGCCGCCCGGGAACTCTCCCGGCGTCCCTTCGCCTGTGATGCCGATGCCAGGAAAGCCATAGAGCTCTTCTGCCAGGAATACCGCCACCAACCTTTCATCTTCAAGGGTACAGTTACTGAAGAGATAGAGAGCAGCTATGCCAAACGGGGGCGGCCCAAGAAAGAAGAGCAGCCCCAGAACACAGTTGTTTACCATGCCTACATCCAGGTAGATGAAGATCCGGAAGCAATGGCCCAGGAGAAGGACCTGGCTTCCACCTTCGTCCTTATTACCAATCTCATGGATACCGCAGCCTACCCCGACGGGGAAGTGCTCAAGGAGTATAAGGAACAGAACGCTGTCGAGAGGCAGTTCCGTTTTCTTAAACAGCCGGTCCTCCTGGGGCCTATCTTTCTCAAAAACAAGGACCGGGTAGAAGCCATGTCCTTCGTCTTTCAGTTAGCCCTTCTGGTGGCAGCTTACCTGGAGTATCGGGTTAGAAAAAATCTGGAGCAACAAGAGGCTCCTTTAATCCTGCCGGGCAAGAGGAAAAGTACTAACCCTACGGCCCGGGCACTCCTGGAGATGTTTGATTATCTCCTGGTAGTTAAACAAGGTCCGGACAGGGCGTTAATCAATTACCACGGTTCGGAGGTGATTAGAGCCCTTGAACTCGCGGGGTTCGGTAAGGAAATCTACCTTTTCCCACCTAGCGGTGGTGGGTAG
- a CDS encoding Rpn family recombination-promoting nuclease/putative transposase, with the protein MPENEGQPGPPHHPHDKGYKQLLSNKRVFLELIKTFVREEWVETIDADNLILVNKSYVLQDFSEKEADVVYRLKTRGKNVIFYVLLELQSTVDYLIPFRLLLYMVEIWREIYNNTLQNERESKNFRLPPIIPAVLYNGAGSWTAALSFKEMLESYRDFSGHLLDFRYLLFDVNRYSEEELIRAANLIAGVFLLDQKMQPAELAGRLQKLAGVLKRLTPDEFRHFTTWLKNVVKPRVPGDFSAKIDGILNESNPLEVERMIYNLELTLEEMQQQALLKGKMEGKLEGKLEGKLEGKLEGKLEGKLEGKLEVAKNLLLLNVDIDTIIKATGLSPEEINTLRKQLEN; encoded by the coding sequence ATGCCGGAAAACGAAGGGCAGCCAGGACCTCCCCACCACCCCCACGACAAAGGTTACAAGCAACTCCTTTCTAACAAAAGGGTGTTCCTGGAACTCATAAAGACCTTCGTCCGGGAAGAATGGGTGGAGACCATTGATGCCGACAACCTCATCCTGGTGAACAAATCCTACGTCCTCCAGGATTTCAGCGAGAAGGAAGCGGATGTAGTCTACAGACTCAAGACCAGGGGTAAAAACGTCATCTTTTACGTCCTGCTGGAGCTGCAGTCAACAGTAGACTACCTGATACCCTTCCGCCTTTTGCTCTATATGGTCGAGATCTGGCGGGAAATCTACAACAACACGCTGCAGAACGAACGGGAGAGCAAAAATTTCCGCCTGCCGCCCATCATACCAGCCGTGCTCTACAATGGTGCCGGCTCCTGGACGGCGGCGCTCTCCTTCAAAGAAATGCTGGAGAGTTACCGGGATTTCAGCGGGCATCTCCTGGACTTCCGCTACCTGCTGTTTGATGTGAATCGTTACAGCGAAGAAGAGCTTATCAGGGCGGCCAATCTGATCGCCGGCGTCTTTCTATTGGATCAGAAGATGCAACCGGCAGAGCTGGCGGGACGGTTGCAGAAACTGGCGGGGGTCTTAAAACGCCTTACGCCGGATGAGTTCCGCCATTTCACAACCTGGTTGAAGAACGTAGTCAAGCCGAGAGTGCCCGGAGATTTCAGCGCTAAAATCGACGGCATCCTGAACGAGAGCAATCCCCTGGAGGTGGAACGGATGATTTACAACTTGGAGCTAACCTTGGAAGAGATGCAGCAGCAGGCTTTATTGAAGGGCAAGATGGAAGGCAAGCTTGAGGGTAAGTTGGAGGGTAAGCTTGAGGGTAAGCTTGAGGGTAAGCTTGAGGGTAAGTTGGAAGGAAAGTTGGAAGTAGCCAAAAACTTGCTGCTGCTCAACGTAGACATTGACACCATTATCAAGGCTACGGGACTTAGCCCCGAAGAGATAAATACCCTGAGAAAGCAACTGGAAAATTGA
- a CDS encoding nucleotidyltransferase family protein, translated as MPTRDFMAIRREVMAEDRILAGLRQAEARARAREVAIWLKEKYGVDSVYIFGSLAWGGFHNRSDIDLLVRGFKDKERYWQMQVYAEEIARPYDLNLICEEECRFSH; from the coding sequence ATGCCAACCAGGGACTTTATGGCTATACGCCGGGAGGTTATGGCGGAAGACCGGATACTGGCCGGGCTGCGACAGGCCGAAGCCCGGGCCAGGGCCCGGGAGGTAGCTATCTGGCTGAAGGAAAAGTACGGGGTGGATAGTGTATATATATTTGGTTCCTTAGCCTGGGGCGGCTTTCACAACCGTTCGGATATTGACCTCCTGGTCCGGGGCTTTAAAGATAAAGAGCGTTACTGGCAGATGCAGGTCTACGCCGAAGAAATAGCCCGGCCTTACGATTTGAATTTAATCTGTGAGGAAGAGTGTAGATTCTCACATTAA